The Desulfonatronum sp. SC1 genome window below encodes:
- a CDS encoding efflux RND transporter periplasmic adaptor subunit — MPHIFPRPLLFLPVILLILLLGGAWMLLKDAPPVPSPPDVQRGALPLGAETTVALRTTVPAWVEAVGEVRPRGETAVSAQVQAEVRHVLVRSGQRVRRGEPLLVLDDRELQARLAQGRHDLDALGSALKRAHQGLEKAQAGFDLAQADFARIEALHAQGASAVQELDHARAAFLAARAESGQAEQSIQELKAQQLRLEQRIQELTVALGHTTITASEDGIIARRSVEPGDVVQPGRTLLLLHSPDLRLEVQAPERFHHLLTPGAEFTARVDALNREFPVVVDEVEPGASTDSRTFLVKLVPLSPPALRATDPDDLWPADLSATNLRPGMFVRLRIPMHVEPVVLVDARTVLRVGQLELVAVIRDDSTYVLRHTRLGRAHDEMVEVLSGLEGGELLWLHPAP, encoded by the coding sequence ATGCCCCACATCTTCCCGCGCCCGCTGCTTTTCCTTCCCGTCATCCTGCTGATCCTCCTGCTGGGAGGTGCATGGATGCTGCTCAAGGACGCTCCGCCCGTACCATCCCCGCCCGACGTCCAGAGAGGGGCCTTGCCGCTGGGAGCGGAAACCACGGTTGCCTTGCGGACAACCGTTCCGGCCTGGGTCGAGGCCGTGGGCGAGGTTCGGCCCAGGGGCGAGACAGCCGTCAGCGCCCAGGTTCAGGCCGAGGTCCGCCATGTCTTGGTCCGTTCGGGACAGCGGGTCCGCCGCGGGGAGCCGTTGCTGGTACTGGACGACCGGGAACTTCAGGCCCGCCTGGCCCAGGGCCGCCACGACCTGGACGCCCTGGGCTCCGCGCTGAAGCGGGCGCATCAGGGCCTTGAAAAGGCCCAGGCCGGATTCGACCTGGCCCAGGCCGACTTTGCCCGGATCGAGGCCTTGCACGCCCAGGGCGCGTCCGCGGTCCAGGAACTGGACCACGCCCGTGCCGCGTTTCTGGCCGCCAGAGCCGAGAGCGGCCAGGCCGAGCAAAGCATCCAGGAACTGAAAGCCCAGCAATTGCGGCTGGAGCAGCGGATTCAAGAGCTCACGGTGGCTCTGGGCCATACCACCATCACGGCTTCCGAGGATGGAATCATCGCCCGCCGCTCCGTGGAACCCGGAGACGTGGTCCAGCCGGGACGAACCCTGCTTTTGCTGCACAGTCCGGATTTGCGCCTGGAGGTCCAGGCGCCGGAGCGGTTTCACCACCTGCTGACGCCGGGGGCGGAATTCACGGCCCGGGTAGACGCCCTGAACCGGGAGTTCCCGGTGGTCGTGGACGAAGTCGAGCCCGGGGCGTCCACGGACTCGCGCACCTTTCTGGTCAAGCTGGTCCCGCTCTCCCCGCCCGCCCTGCGCGCCACGGACCCGGACGACCTCTGGCCCGCCGACCTCTCGGCCACGAATCTTCGGCCGGGCATGTTCGTCCGGCTGCGCATTCCCATGCATGTTGAACCGGTGGTGCTCGTCGATGCCCGGACCGTGCTGCGCGTCGGACAACTGGAGCTGGTCGCGGTAATCCGCGACGACTCCACCTACGTCCTGCGCCACACGCGCCTGGGCCGCGCCCATGACGAGATGGTCGAGGTCCTTTCCGGCCTGGAAGGCGGCGAACTCCTCTGGCTGCACCCCGCTCCCTGA